The following proteins are encoded in a genomic region of Magnolia sinica isolate HGM2019 chromosome 1, MsV1, whole genome shotgun sequence:
- the LOC131219899 gene encoding G-type lectin S-receptor-like serine/threonine-protein kinase LECRK3, which translates to MRSWYSVHSIPENICMRLTGSVGSGACGFNSYCMLDDLQRPSCKCPPHYSFLDPENEYKGCKQDFPPQNCESSGLSNAQEQFVMVEMDNTDWPLSDFKHDQSTDENRCKEDCLSDCFCAVAIFRDGNCWKKKLPLSNGRMNSSVGGKAFIKVPGDNTSFPDPVEECGEKKDRTSLIIAGALILGSSAFLNVLLVGAISLALLYSRHRKKQMKFRPSSSLLGSNLRSFTYKELEEATDGFKEEIGRGSFGTVYKGTIAELDSRNFVAVKKLDKVVQEGEREFRTEVSTIGETHHKNLVRLLGFCDEETHRLLVYEFMSNGSLATFLFGSLRLDWNQRIRIVFGIAKGLMYLHEGCSTQIIHCDIKPQNILLDDYFTARISDFGLAKLSKITEQTRSIKSIRGTRGYVAPEWFKNVTITAKVDVYSFGVMLLEIICCRKNIELEIGSEEKAVLTDWAYSCYRDGRLGVVVENDEEALADYKRLERLVMVAIWCIQEDPSRRLSMKKVVQMIEGLIEVPVPTPPFSICYT; encoded by the coding sequence ATGCGGTCATGGTACTCCGTGCATTCGATCCCTGAGAATATTTGCATGCGCCTCACCGGATCGGTTGGCAGCGGAGCTTGTGGGTTTAATAGCTATTGCATGTTAGACGATCTACAAAGGCCTAGCTGCAAATGCCCTCCTCACTATTCTTTCTTGGATCCGGAGAATGAGTACAAAGGATGCAAGCAAGATTTTCCACCTCAGAATTGCGAATCCAGCGGATTGTCGAATGCACAGGAGCAATTTGTAATGGTAGAGATGGATAACACAGATTGGCCACTCTCAGATTTCAAACATGATCAATCCACGGATGAAAATCGGTGTAAAGAGGATTGCTTGAGTGATTGTTTCTGTGCGGTCGCTATTTTCAGAGATGGAAACTGTTGGAAGAAGAAGCTCCCGTTGTCCAATGGCAGGATGAATTCCAGCGTAGGTGGAAAGGCTTTCATCAAGGTGCCTGGAGACAATACATCTTTTCCCGATCCAGTGGAGGAATGCGGTGAGAAGAAAGATCGCACTTCTTTGATCATCGCTGGGGCGCTGATTTTAGGAAGCTCTGCATTCCTCAACGTGCTCTTAGTGGGAGCGATTTCTCTCGCTCTTTTGTACTCACGCCACCgtaaaaaacaaatgaaattcCGCCCAAGTTCGAGCCTGTTAGGAAGCAATCTGCGTTCTTTTACTTACAAAGAGCTAGAAGAAGCGACAGATGGGTTCAAAGAAGAGATAGGGCGGGGATCCTTCGGTACAGTTTATAAAGGCACTATAGCTGAATTGGATTCTAGAAATTTCGTCGCGGTCAAGAAGCTAGACAAGGTTGTGCAAGAAGGCGAGAGGGAATTCAGAACAGAAGTGAGCACGATCGGAGAAACCCATCACAAGAATCTAGTCCGACTGCTCGGTTTCTGTGATGAGGAGACGCACCGGCTTCTGGTATATGAGTTCATGAGCAACGGCTCTTTAGCAACATTCCTCTTCGGCAGTCTCCGTCTGGACTGGAACCAACGTATACGCATTGTATTTGGAATCGCCAAGGGTCTAATGTACTTGCACGAAGGGTGCAGCACCCAAATCATCCATTGCGATATAAAGCCTCAGAACATACTTCTCGACGATTATTTTACGGCTAGGATCTCCGATTTCGGATTAGCAAAGCTTTCAAAGATAACTGAACAGACTCGAAGCATTAAAAGCATCAGAGGAACCCGAGGTTACGTGGCCCCTGAATGGTTCAAGAACGTAACGATCACTGCCAAAGTCGATGTTTACAGCTTCGGCGTGATGTTGCTGGAGATCATTTGTTGTAGGAAGAACATTGAACTGGAGATAGGGAGCGAAGAGAAGGCGGTGCTGACGGATTGGGCTTACAGTTGTTacagagatgggagattgggtgtgGTGGTGGAGAACGACGAAGAGGCGTTGGCTGACTATAAAAGGCTGGAGAGGCTGGTGATGGTGGCGATTTGGTGTATTCAGGAAGATCCATCGCGACGGCTGTCCATGAAGAAGGTGGTACAGATGATAGAAGGGCTCATCGAAGTTCCCGTACCCACTCCACCCTTCTCCATCTGTTACACGTAA